The proteins below come from a single Eubacterium limosum genomic window:
- a CDS encoding transcriptional regulator, whose product MNQKMFISAEEMATELGISKSFAYKLMREMNEELQKKGYLTIAGRVSRKYFEEKFYGMEREMM is encoded by the coding sequence ATGAATCAGAAAATGTTTATCAGTGCTGAAGAAATGGCAACGGAGCTCGGAATTTCCAAATCCTTTGCCTACAAATTAATGCGTGAAATGAATGAAGAGCTTCAAAAAAAGGGGTACCTGACCATTGCCGGCCGTGTGAGCCGGAAGTATTTTGAAGAAAAATTTTATGGCATGGAAAGGGAGATGATGTAA
- a CDS encoding helix-turn-helix domain-containing protein — translation MTIGEKIKKFRTAQKLSQKQLAAMAGMSEPALRNYELGNRHPSEEQVHKIADALGLSFFALSDPDFDSYYGVIHALFSLEDHYHLTPKEIDGQIYLSLDDPSLKDSLRLWHNELSALKEEQISQEEYDLWRYSYPRLQAERDKEKRKLRYEKDKENG, via the coding sequence ATGACCATTGGAGAAAAGATAAAAAAATTTCGAACGGCCCAGAAACTCTCTCAAAAACAGCTTGCGGCTATGGCAGGCATGAGTGAACCTGCTCTTCGCAATTATGAGCTGGGCAACCGCCACCCTTCAGAAGAACAAGTCCATAAAATCGCCGATGCCCTGGGCCTCAGTTTTTTTGCTTTGTCCGATCCTGATTTCGACAGTTATTATGGTGTGATTCATGCTTTGTTTTCACTGGAAGATCATTATCATCTCACGCCAAAAGAGATCGATGGACAAATCTATCTTTCTTTAGATGATCCCAGTCTTAAAGATAGCCTTCGGCTTTGGCATAATGAACTCAGCGCACTTAAAGAAGAGCAAATCTCACAGGAAGAATATGATCTTTGGCGCTATTCTTATCCTCGCTTACAGGCAGAACGTGATAAAGAAAAAAGAAAATTACGATATGAAAAAGATAAAGAAAATGGTTGA
- a CDS encoding YccF domain-containing protein has translation MRTLGNIIWFLFGGLICALGWVISGLICCVTIIGIPVGLQAFKFASFVLWPFGRDIDFSGMGTGSFLVNILWIIFFGWELALASLAFGLVYCVTIVGIPFGLQHFKFMKLALMPFGAEIITID, from the coding sequence ATGAGAACACTGGGAAACATCATCTGGTTTCTGTTTGGCGGGTTGATTTGTGCCCTGGGATGGGTGATTTCAGGCTTGATCTGCTGTGTGACCATCATCGGTATACCTGTTGGGCTCCAGGCCTTTAAATTCGCCAGCTTTGTGCTCTGGCCTTTCGGGCGGGATATTGATTTCAGCGGAATGGGTACAGGCTCTTTTCTGGTGAATATCCTCTGGATCATCTTTTTTGGGTGGGAGCTGGCGCTTGCCTCACTGGCCTTTGGCCTTGTCTACTGCGTTACCATTGTGGGAATTCCTTTTGGGCTTCAGCATTTTAAATTTATGAAGCTGGCACTGATGCCCTTCGGCGCAGAAATTATTACAATTGATTGA
- the lpdA gene encoding dihydrolipoyl dehydrogenase, whose protein sequence is MSESKDFKHYDLVVLGGGFGGYTAAIRAAQLGKKAAVIEEDRLGGTCLNVGCIPTKFMLQNAKIIKACDGAAKRGVVMSQPSVNMAQMIKNKDEKVRRLGGGIKMLLKSNGVDVYQGTGEVFPDYSAKITDMEGGEEIIGWEKLVIATGSNPAIPDLFRDIPGLLTNREALNLPYLPKELIIVGGGVVGCEFATIFSIFGTKVTMLQNGSTLINGFDKEGTACVEESLVKNGVTIHYNAFVRDIYKDSASNFHLEVEMRNEEQPKSFCCADVLMATGRCANLKGLDSLNLELDRGWVDVNDYLETSVADVYAIGDVTAKSHLAHGASAMAMRAVENMFGGRSTKMNYSLIPSCVYTLPEVASVGMREEAAREAYSNVRVGSFPMSASGRALIRDESQGFVKVITEDKYGEILGIHVAGPGATELITQAETIMALEGTIEDMCRIIYPHPTISEALFEAAMDTFGMSIHLPKKEA, encoded by the coding sequence ATGAGTGAGAGTAAAGATTTTAAACATTATGACCTGGTGGTACTGGGCGGGGGATTCGGTGGCTATACCGCAGCCATAAGAGCCGCCCAGCTTGGAAAAAAGGCCGCGGTAATTGAAGAAGACCGCCTTGGCGGCACCTGCCTGAATGTCGGCTGTATTCCCACTAAATTTATGCTTCAGAACGCGAAGATTATAAAAGCCTGTGACGGCGCGGCAAAGCGCGGCGTTGTCATGTCACAGCCAAGCGTCAACATGGCGCAGATGATTAAAAATAAAGATGAAAAGGTCCGCCGGCTGGGAGGCGGCATCAAAATGCTGTTAAAAAGCAACGGGGTGGACGTCTATCAGGGAACTGGCGAGGTTTTTCCGGACTATTCCGCTAAAATTACGGATATGGAGGGCGGAGAGGAAATCATCGGCTGGGAAAAGCTGGTCATCGCTACCGGCTCCAATCCCGCCATTCCCGATTTGTTCAGGGATATTCCTGGGCTGCTGACCAACCGCGAGGCTCTGAACCTTCCGTATCTGCCCAAGGAGCTCATCATTGTGGGCGGCGGTGTGGTGGGGTGTGAGTTTGCCACCATTTTCAGTATTTTTGGCACAAAGGTGACCATGCTGCAAAACGGCAGCACCTTGATCAATGGCTTTGATAAGGAGGGTACCGCCTGTGTAGAGGAAAGCCTGGTTAAAAACGGCGTTACTATTCATTATAACGCCTTTGTCCGGGATATTTACAAGGATTCCGCTTCCAACTTCCACCTGGAGGTTGAGATGCGCAATGAGGAACAGCCAAAAAGCTTTTGCTGCGCCGATGTGCTCATGGCCACCGGACGCTGTGCAAACTTAAAAGGGCTGGACAGTCTGAACCTTGAGCTTGACCGCGGCTGGGTAGATGTCAATGATTACCTTGAAACCTCTGTAGCAGACGTCTACGCCATTGGAGACGTGACAGCCAAATCCCATCTTGCCCACGGCGCGTCCGCTATGGCCATGCGGGCCGTTGAGAACATGTTTGGCGGCAGATCCACTAAGATGAACTACAGCCTGATCCCCTCTTGCGTGTATACCCTTCCCGAGGTGGCCTCAGTCGGTATGCGGGAGGAAGCTGCGAGAGAAGCCTATTCAAACGTCAGGGTGGGGAGCTTCCCCATGAGCGCCAGCGGCCGAGCGCTGATCCGTGATGAAAGCCAGGGCTTTGTCAAGGTCATCACCGAGGATAAATACGGTGAGATTCTGGGCATTCACGTCGCCGGTCCAGGCGCTACAGAGCTGATCACTCAAGCCGAGACCATCATGGCTCTGGAGGGAACCATTGAGGATATGTGCCGGATCATCTATCCGCATCCCACCATCTCCGAAGCTCTGTTTGAGGCGGCTATGGATACCTTTGGCATGTCCATCCATCTGCCGAAGAAAGAAGCCTGA
- a CDS encoding 2-oxo acid dehydrogenase subunit E2 produces the protein MAADIILPKLGMDMQSGTIMTWYKNEGDTVKKGEPLFELMTDKVNIEVEAEDNGVLLKRYYETGVELPVFTVIGCIGEAGEQVPEHQTVSLRGNMQSPGHLTDEDRAALKAMRSSTREGFSSAGKTIRATPSARRLAAEHKIDLANVAGSGPKGRIQVEDIEALLEVSKKVEKTEVPQQKVFTEPEEEKIEASSVPEETNELADEPESIVAEETEEAFTAEPNPGMTGALDMTLEDLVAGMGSLEAELGSEAHEEDVMEGAAQKAETEAEEGPHAISASPLAEKIAAVENIDIHSIPEGSGPDGRIMKEDVLKAMAEGSSRHESVIEEVEVQERAPEEEETTEEPILAEPEPKPEKQKEQSEPDNRDEEESIVVTCPEPTTPVPEEAKEAADKPPVNGRLEAMPSKRRIIADRMVKSNLENAVITLTTEVDMTEVKDLRKKISKKVEKETGYRCTYTDFLLVSVSRALMEHPYINSSLCEDGVVLHDFVNLGMAVGMDDGLIVPVIRDAHAASFSEMVEKRSELLKLVKAKKLTGDHFKDSTFTVTNLGMYGILEFTAIINQPNSAILSVGEVVDRVRIFKGEPTPRSIMKISLNLDHRVADGMAGAKFLQTVKSYMENPALLLF, from the coding sequence ATGGCAGCAGATATTATTTTACCAAAGCTAGGAATGGACATGCAGTCCGGAACCATAATGACATGGTATAAAAACGAGGGAGACACCGTCAAAAAAGGTGAACCGCTGTTTGAGCTCATGACCGATAAAGTCAATATCGAGGTTGAGGCCGAGGATAATGGTGTCCTTCTGAAACGCTACTATGAAACAGGCGTGGAACTACCGGTATTTACAGTCATCGGCTGTATCGGTGAGGCTGGAGAACAGGTGCCGGAGCATCAGACGGTTTCGCTGCGCGGCAATATGCAGAGCCCGGGCCACCTCACAGATGAGGACCGCGCAGCGCTGAAGGCCATGCGCAGCTCTACCCGCGAGGGATTTTCAAGCGCGGGCAAAACCATACGCGCCACACCGTCCGCCAGACGTTTGGCGGCAGAGCATAAGATTGATCTGGCAAACGTAGCTGGCAGCGGCCCTAAAGGGCGTATTCAGGTAGAGGATATCGAGGCATTGCTGGAAGTATCCAAAAAAGTAGAGAAAACCGAGGTGCCTCAGCAAAAAGTCTTTACAGAGCCAGAGGAAGAAAAGATTGAGGCGTCAAGCGTTCCAGAGGAAACCAATGAGTTGGCTGACGAACCGGAAAGCATTGTGGCTGAAGAAACTGAAGAAGCCTTTACCGCAGAGCCGAATCCGGGAATGACCGGAGCCCTTGATATGACCCTTGAGGACCTGGTAGCTGGGATGGGCAGCCTTGAAGCCGAGCTGGGCAGCGAAGCCCATGAGGAGGATGTCATGGAAGGTGCTGCTCAAAAGGCGGAAACAGAGGCAGAAGAAGGGCCACATGCAATCAGTGCGTCACCGCTGGCAGAAAAAATAGCGGCGGTCGAAAATATTGACATTCACAGTATTCCCGAGGGCAGCGGTCCGGACGGACGCATCATGAAGGAGGATGTCCTGAAAGCCATGGCCGAAGGATCAAGCCGCCATGAAAGCGTGATTGAGGAGGTTGAGGTTCAGGAGAGAGCACCTGAGGAAGAGGAAACCACCGAAGAACCCATCCTGGCAGAACCGGAGCCGAAGCCTGAAAAACAGAAAGAACAGTCAGAGCCCGACAATAGAGATGAAGAAGAGAGCATTGTCGTCACATGCCCTGAGCCAACCACCCCGGTGCCTGAGGAAGCAAAAGAAGCAGCCGATAAACCGCCGGTAAACGGCAGACTTGAAGCCATGCCGTCAAAACGCAGAATTATTGCGGACCGCATGGTAAAGAGCAATCTTGAAAACGCAGTGATCACCCTGACAACCGAGGTAGATATGACCGAGGTTAAGGACCTGCGCAAGAAAATCAGCAAAAAAGTTGAGAAGGAAACAGGCTATCGCTGTACCTATACGGATTTCCTGCTGGTTTCCGTTTCAAGAGCCTTAATGGAGCATCCCTATATCAACAGCAGTCTGTGTGAGGACGGCGTTGTGCTGCATGATTTTGTAAATCTGGGCATGGCTGTGGGAATGGATGATGGCCTGATCGTCCCTGTTATCCGCGACGCCCATGCCGCAAGTTTTTCCGAAATGGTCGAAAAACGCAGCGAGCTGCTCAAGCTTGTCAAGGCGAAAAAACTGACAGGCGACCATTTTAAGGACAGCACTTTTACAGTAACCAATCTGGGCATGTACGGTATCCTGGAATTCACAGCTATTATCAACCAGCCCAACAGCGCGATTCTGAGCGTGGGCGAGGTGGTAGACAGGGTTCGTATCTTCAAAGGCGAGCCGACTCCGAGATCTATAATGAAGATCAGTCTGAATCTGGATCACCGCGTGGCAGACGGCATGGCAGGAGCCAAATTCCTCCAGACTGTCAAGAGCTATATGGAAAACCCGGCCCTGCTGTTATTTTGA
- the guaA gene encoding glutamine-hydrolyzing GMP synthase: MAERETILIIDFGAQYNQLIARRVREASVYSEVVPYDVSIERIKEINPKGIIFTGGPSSVHEEGAPKCNPDIYTLGIPVLGICYGAQLMAQQLGGDTDSAEIREYGKKAVKIGKKDSVLFKDVKDDSIVWMSHTNYIAQVPDGFEIAATTETCPVAAMENAGAKMYAVQFHPEVEHSQYGKELLRNFIYDVCGCQGLWTMENFIEEQIKAIRERVGDKKVLCALSGGVDSSVASTLVHRAIGDQLTCIFVDHGLLRKDEGDQVEEIFKNRFKMNFIRVNCEDRFLGKLAGIDDPERKRKIIGEEFIRVFEEESSKLKNIDYLLQGTIYPDVIESGTKNAAVIKSHHNVGGLPEDVDFELIEPLRNLFKDEVRELGEELGLDHDLVWRQPFPGPGLAIRVMGEVTKEKLDLLREADFVFRDEIAKAGLDEEIWQYFAVLPGNRSVGVMGDERTYDYTVGLRAVTSVDGMTSDWARIPFDVMESISTRIVNEVPHVNRIVYDITSKPPSTIEWE; encoded by the coding sequence ATGGCAGAAAGAGAAACAATTCTGATCATCGATTTTGGTGCCCAGTATAACCAGCTCATCGCCCGCCGGGTGCGTGAAGCAAGCGTTTATTCTGAGGTGGTACCCTACGATGTATCCATTGAAAGAATTAAGGAAATCAATCCAAAGGGGATCATCTTTACAGGGGGTCCTTCCAGTGTTCACGAAGAGGGCGCTCCAAAGTGTAACCCGGATATCTATACATTGGGGATTCCTGTGCTGGGAATTTGTTACGGCGCCCAGCTTATGGCCCAGCAGCTGGGGGGAGACACCGACTCGGCTGAGATCCGCGAATATGGCAAAAAAGCTGTGAAAATCGGGAAAAAAGACAGCGTGCTGTTCAAGGATGTCAAAGACGATTCCATAGTATGGATGAGCCACACCAATTATATCGCTCAGGTCCCCGATGGCTTTGAGATTGCAGCCACCACCGAAACCTGCCCGGTAGCCGCCATGGAAAACGCAGGGGCAAAAATGTATGCTGTGCAGTTTCATCCAGAGGTAGAGCACAGCCAATACGGAAAAGAGCTGCTTCGCAACTTCATCTACGATGTCTGCGGCTGCCAGGGCCTGTGGACCATGGAAAACTTCATCGAAGAGCAGATAAAGGCTATCCGCGAACGAGTCGGTGATAAAAAGGTGCTCTGTGCTCTGAGCGGCGGTGTGGATTCATCTGTAGCCTCAACCCTGGTGCACCGCGCCATCGGTGACCAGCTGACCTGTATCTTTGTGGACCACGGTCTGCTGCGTAAAGACGAAGGCGACCAGGTTGAGGAGATTTTTAAAAATCGTTTTAAGATGAACTTTATCCGTGTCAACTGCGAAGACCGCTTTCTCGGCAAGCTGGCCGGCATAGATGATCCTGAACGCAAGCGCAAGATCATCGGCGAAGAGTTTATCCGTGTTTTTGAAGAAGAATCCAGCAAGCTGAAAAATATTGATTACCTTCTCCAGGGAACCATTTATCCAGATGTTATCGAGAGCGGCACCAAAAACGCCGCAGTAATCAAAAGCCACCACAATGTTGGCGGCCTGCCCGAGGATGTGGATTTTGAGCTCATTGAGCCTCTCCGCAACCTTTTCAAGGACGAAGTCCGCGAGCTTGGCGAGGAGCTTGGGCTCGACCATGACTTGGTTTGGCGCCAGCCCTTCCCAGGCCCGGGTTTAGCCATCCGCGTTATGGGCGAAGTCACAAAGGAAAAGCTTGATCTGCTGCGCGAAGCTGATTTTGTTTTCCGCGATGAAATCGCAAAAGCCGGTCTGGACGAAGAAATCTGGCAGTACTTTGCGGTCCTTCCAGGTAACCGCAGCGTCGGCGTCATGGGCGACGAACGGACCTACGACTACACTGTTGGTCTGAGAGCCGTCACCTCTGTCGATGGTATGACTTCTGACTGGGCAAGAATCCCCTTCGATGTAATGGAAAGTATCTCTACCCGCATTGTCAATGAAGTTCCCCACGTTAACCGTATCGTGTACGATATTACGAGCAAGCCGCCATCAACGATTGAATGGGAATAG